A window of Rhododendron vialii isolate Sample 1 chromosome 11a, ASM3025357v1 genomic DNA:
AGTCAAGTGGCAGAAAAGGCCTCAGGATTGGCAGAAGAGGAATAGCTTCTCTTCCTGGTTGCTCCCGCTTCATGCGGGAGACGCTAGCTTCATGAATAGCAAGAGTTCGATGGGCTCTCGAAAAAGCCAATTCTTTTCGTCCACAACGGGCTTAGGCCGGTACTTTTCGTTTAACGAACTGACCGACGCCACCAAGAACTGGGACTCGAAAGCAGTGATTGGCGTTGGTGGTTTCGGGAACGTGTATTATGGAGAGCTTGATGATGGGACGGTAGTCGCTGTCAAGCGTGGAAACCCACAATCCGAGCAGGGGATCAACGAGTTTCAGACGGAAATCCAGATGCTATCAAAACTCAGGCACCGTCACTTGGTGTCTCTTATCGGGTATTGTGACGAAAACACCGAAATGATCCTGGTGTACGAATTCATGTTGAACGGGCCGCTCAGGGACCATCTCTACGGCAAGGATCTGAGCCCGTTGACGTGGAAACAAAGGTTGGAAATATGCATAGGGGCAGCCCGTGGACTCCACTACCTCCACACGGGGGCGGCCCAGGGCATAATCCACCGAGATGTGAAGACCACAAACATTCTGCTCGACGAAAACTTCATTGCCAAGATGGCCGATTTTGGGCTCTCCAAGGATGCTCCCTCGTCAGACGGCCAAAACTACGTAAGCACCGCGGTCAAGGGAAGCTTCGGGTATCTGGACCCGGAGTACTTCCGAAAACAACAACTGACAGACAAATCCGATGTTTACTCATTCGGGGTGGTTTTACTAGAGGTATTATGCGCTCGACCGGCGCTTGATCCTGGTCTACCGAGGGAACAGGTGAACCTGGCCGAGTGGGCAATGCAGTGGAAGCGGAAGGGGTTGCTGGAGAAGATCATGGACCCGGTTTTAATCGGATCGATCAACCTGGAATCGATGAAGAAGTATGCTGAGGCAGCGGAGAAGTGCTTGGCGGAGTACGGCGTCGATAGGCCTACAATGGGAGACGTGCTGTGGAATTTGGAGTATGCTTTGCAGCTGCAGGAGGCTTCGGCGCAGGGGAAGGCTGATGATGAGAACAAGGAACTTGCTGGCACTGCCGCCGCATCTCCTCCTTCCGCAGCGGTTGCCCCTGCTGCGGCTGCAACGACAGATAACCGTCGGATTTCTCCGCCTGAACAGAGTAGGAACCCGGCAGAAGTTCCGGTGATCGATGAGCACTCGGGGACTGCGATGTTCGCTCAATTTGCAGCCATCAATGGCAGATGAATGAAATCTTTAGTTGTTATTCCCAAATAGATGAACTAATATGCTATGTTTTGtgctctctcttcttttccggTTTATCTACGTTGGGTTTCTTGTTGTATTGAAACTACAGGATGGATGTAAAGCAAATTCCTTGAAATCTTATGCACTATTTATATTTGTATTTATATACGTCGGTGTGTAGATATATATTGCTCTCAGGAGTGTGATTTTTCCAGTTTTGTAGTCCCGTTTTGCGTTCTGAAAATGATAAGTTGAATGAAGAcggcaaaaaaaatgcaaagctTGTTCTGAATTTGTATCTGTGAGTGCATTTTGTATGAATAACACCAGAAGATGGAAAGACTCGTTATAAGAAGACAGTGCacataaacacacacaaaaaaaatattaccaaAGCAGAAACAGCATAAAAGTTGAGGAGATCCTTCTGCAAACTCCAATATGTTGCAACCCGAGTGTGCgcgcgtgagagagagagagagagagagagagagagagagagagagagagagagagaggcattaGTCTGGTGTGTAAAGGAATGCTAGTAGAAAAAACAGAACTAGCCATAAGCTGCTCCAGCAAACTCAATTAGCGCAACCATTCAGTTCCCGTTTGAGCTTGTAGAGAAAATTGAAGTTTGTGGTGTCGAAAGGCATGTTTTAAGAGGAATGTTACGGGTACCGAAAAACCATACTGAAAATTTACTTCATACTCACAATAAGTGTAGGTCCCATCTCGGATGTTTATGGGCAAAGTATACTTATTATAAGTATGAAGTAGCCTTTTCGCTATGCTTTTTCGGTACCCCATAGCATCACCATCACCGTAGGAATAAGGTattactagtagtatttttGGGGGTTGATTCTCAAAATATCATGAAAGAGGGCCAAACTCCTACATGCGCCACAAGCATTGCTATCAAACAAACCAAGCTACTCGAACTCACTTAATGATCGGCTCATTAACAAATCATGTATTCGACTTTGTACATAAACGACTTGAGTTTAAACACTTTCTTTGAGTTTTGTTAATTGGTTAGCAAAACTTGAAACCACCACTATTCAGCTCGATAATTTTATTACGAGAGCTTGTTTCGTGATTGCTTCCATTATAAAACTAGTTCGAGATCAACACTTGATAATTGTACGAGTTCTAATGCACCTTAAAAGTTCATCAAAATTTCCAATTCAGCCAACTCActcattaaaacaaaaaattatttgttggtCTCGGGGCACCGCCACCATTATCCACCGTACATTGttgtggggccagtttatgaccCCACGAAAATGTGCGATGGATAAGGGTCAAAATACCAAACCAACCACATGCACGGTTGTAGTCACCTTTCTTGTCAACCACCAGTGAGAACAAAATGAAGGCCACATTGTGACTCTGTGAGGactgaggagagagaaagagatgccTCCAAATGGTATAAAAGGGTTATTGAATGGACGAGAGCAAGTTTAGCTACGGCTGTGGCCACTTGCCTGCATTCTTCCGAATTCCAATTAGAACCATGCATGCCAACAGAAACGaaccattttcattgtccatatAACCGAAcatcctttttttgttttgaacccCAAAagttgcctctctctctctctctctctctctctctctctctctctctctcaaaatatgGAGAAAGAAACTGAACGTAACATGAGGAGTTTTGACATGGATATGCAGAAGACTGATCTTACACAGAAGTAAGAAAAGAAGCTGTTTTTACATGGATTCAGTAATCCAccgcttatcaaaaaaaaacaaaaaaagtaatcaaCCCATGCTTCATTCAAAGTGACCACAAAttgaattttcctttcttttctttttttccttgtacaGCAGGAGAGGACTGTCGAGGTACTATTCAGGTAAAGCACGCTCATTTGTGTGCATGGCCGAGGTTCGGTGTGTGGAAGATCTCAAGAAACAAGAACACccccagaagaggaagaagcaTTCTGAGAGGCTGGTTCCTCCCCTTCCGTGTCGGAGGGTGTCAAGTAGTGCCCAATTCGCTTCGCCCATTCTTGGAATGTAAATTATGTAATATATTATCGCAACTCAAACCAATAGGCTGGCTCCTCCTCTCTCGCTTCGTAGGGTGTTAAGAAACAAGAACACCCCCAGAAAAGGATGATGCATTCTGAGAGGCTGGTTCCTCCAGTCTCGTGTCATAGGGTGCCAAGTAGTAGAGCCCAATTCGGTTAGCCCATTCTTGGAATGTAAATTTTGTATTATCACAACTCAAACCAATAGGTACATGTAATTTTATGTATCAAAGCCACAAAAAATTTGCACAAATATGAAATGAATAGAAACAGTTTCCTCTCATCTGCATCTAGTGAATGAAAAGGGATAGAGAAGGCAATGATTCAGAATAATTAGAAGCAGAGACATAAACCTGTCATTAATCGGCTATCCTCGTTTCCCAAAATCTAAAGCTGATAATTACAAGTTTCAGCCTCAACAAATCTGTTAAGTTAGGACAGATACAAATTGTACCTACAGTTTGAATTACAAAAGTTAAAAGGGGGCAAAAAATTACATGTATCTACTCAAGCGAAAAGGTTTAGACCTAACCATGAAGATCCCCTGAAGTTGCAAAAAGAATCACCATTCCCCTCTAACAATGGTACAAAATGAAAATGTGATAAGCCCATATCAAAGTTAGAACCAGCAACACTATTGCAACCTCTTCTTCTTGCTGCCATCTGAATTGCCATCATCAAGCATGAACAGATCATCGCCATCGTCATCGTCATCAATTTCGTGCAGTTCGTTTTTAGAAGAATCAGGAAGGGTAGCATCAGACATTTCAGGCAACTTTCGTTTCTTCCCAGTAGTAGCGCTCTCAATTCCGGTCGGAACAATTTCTATATCACTATCTTCTTTGGTCTCCAGAGAAACTGCCTCAGATGCATTTGATGTGCTCGCACCATTTTCAGTAGAAGTGGTCttatccttttcttttgtcCATCCAGAGAGAACCATCCCATCAGGTTCTTTCTCCTCATCGAAGTCCTCTCTATGACACGACATGTAAACAACACTTCTCAAGTAGCAGCTCGTATATGATATTATAGATAGAGACACCCCATGAACAGATATCGAAGTCAATCACCGAATGCATTCCACAAATTTAAGGGGTATAATAACAACCAACTATTTTAACCTATATAAAGATGTGTCTCTCCAGTAACGAAGCAACTAAATATTCTATCCTCCGGTCTTTTTGCGCTCTCAGAAAGTTAGAAACAGCTGCCATCCTTCTCCTAAGGGTCTCAGCTCTCGCCTCTGGCACTTGACAGCCAACTACGGCCACCTCACCATCACTATCACAACCATTAAAATGAATTGTATAATCACATTGTAGAGAGTCGTCCATGAGGTAGCTGGAGTAGTGTCCTCAGGGAAGATTGTACAAACTATGAAGGGAAGGGACTAGCAAGGGTTGGGTAGGTGAGAATAGAGGCTTCCTAAGTGAGATCTACAATTGTAAAGGAGTGCTTTTGGGCTTTTTGAAGGTGGTCTATGGGAGTCAACCAAGCCATAAACAATATCTAGCAACAGGCGGTTCCACAACTTCTAAATAAGTTCGACTTTTTGGTTTCCTATTTGACCCACTAATACTACCAATAAATAAGCAAATACCTAATGATGACGAGTTCCAAacaaatttatttgtttacaaGGTGTGCACGTAATCACCACCCcaacagaaagaaagaaaaagagagctCATAGTTACAGCGTCCCAAAAAAcatagcaaaaaaattaaacaaacctGTGCTTAATATTGATATTGCAGGACAGCTCTTGCTGAAGGTCCTCAACTGTGAGAATGGTCCCACCAGAGACTGGAGAAGGCAACTCAGACAGAACCTGAGGGGGGAAGGGAAGAGTGAAGAATAATGTAAGGCACGATGCAACTCGTCGCCAAACCACAGCAACTCCGAAAATGCAGAACAATGACATGAGCCATGGATACCTTTTCTAGGTTTGCTTGATAGTTGGCTACCATATCTTCTTCAAGATCATCACCAACCTCATAAAGAAGGGCTGACCCATGCATAATCAAAGGAGAACTCATGCCAAGCATCGCTTCGACAATCTTTTCAACAAAATCCCTCAACTTTGAACGAGAAGTGTTAACCTCAAGCAACAGGGGTGTCTGCGCACAAACATACAGCCTGAGGTTAGCAGGAAGTAGTGGACCCAGATTTGtactaccaacaaaaaaaaaacacccacaaGAACAAAGAGAACATAAATGCACCTCAGAACAAACATAGCAGGATTTGTTTGGCTCAAACGGCTCAACTGGCATAAGAAGCATCTTCCTTGAGGGATGTTCAAGGCAATACGTCATCCTGCACAGACTTTCGAATCATCAGCATGCTTTATGGAAACTTATAATTCGTGTAAAAAGTACATTCCTGATTGCCTCTACTTCTGCAGACAACAAGAcgcaaaaagtaaaataaagaaCATAGACCATTTAGATCACCTACCCACATTTTTTCCCAACAAAGGGCATTCGTGAATAGAGTCAATGCATTTTCACAGACTTGCTCTATGTGAAACACCAAAAAATCCAGTGTATAAATACTCATTTTCAATACTGCAACAGATGCTGGAATTTTAGGTACTTAGTGAGAGTGGAGTTCTCCTTTAACTCAAGCACTGATCCACTTTTTATATGGCTTCATGACAGGTGCAATTGTATATTATAAGCTACGCATCAAACAAAGCGGCACCCCAGAAACAGCAGATACATCTAACAGTGGAACAAACCCAACAAAGATGAAGTTACACGGAACTCCATGGAAAAGAGGTCTAGAAATGCAATACTTCAAACAAAGACAC
This region includes:
- the LOC131307961 gene encoding protein OXIDATIVE STRESS 3 LIKE 3-like isoform X1; this translates as MEKETERNMRSFDMDMQKTDLTQNRRGLSRYYSGKARSFVCMAEVRCVEDLKKQEHPQKRKKHSERLVPPLPCRRVSSSAQFASPILGM
- the LOC131307961 gene encoding protein OXIDATIVE STRESS 3 LIKE 3-like isoform X2, with product MEKETERNMRSFDMDMQKTDLTQKRGLSRYYSGKARSFVCMAEVRCVEDLKKQEHPQKRKKHSERLVPPLPCRRVSSSAQFASPILGM